A window of Brachybacterium fresconis contains these coding sequences:
- the rpmG gene encoding 50S ribosomal protein L33 has product MASKTSDVRPKITMACVECKARNYITKKNRRNTPDRLELSKFCPTCGKQTAHRETR; this is encoded by the coding sequence GTGGCGAGCAAGACCTCCGACGTGCGTCCCAAGATCACCATGGCTTGTGTCGAGTGCAAGGCGCGCAACTACATCACCAAGAAGAACCGTCGCAACACCCCGGACCGGCTGGAGCTGTCGAAGTTCTGCCCGACCTGCGGCAAGCAGACGGCGCATCGCGAGACCCGCTGA
- a CDS encoding helix-turn-helix transcriptional regulator — protein sequence MEDNTRDHLADVRKNVTRYRKERELSQAELAELVTLEGFKFFPQTVQKIENGTRTIRLDEGMAIAKALGLAMSDLLRPVDSPVVELERAYRMALHGRESGHNGILDWLDGIAELKNITSLLGAEDLDIAEDDVNAWTFLVKETQRLLGESVQDLQRGAMRQMKREREERQKADGEEPELVTDSADLREKFGIGRDGRGVDPETS from the coding sequence ATGGAAGACAACACCAGGGACCACCTTGCGGATGTCCGAAAGAACGTGACGCGCTACCGGAAAGAACGCGAGCTGAGTCAGGCCGAGCTCGCTGAGCTGGTGACCTTGGAGGGGTTCAAGTTCTTCCCGCAGACCGTGCAGAAGATCGAGAACGGCACGCGCACGATCCGTCTCGATGAAGGAATGGCCATCGCTAAAGCTCTAGGCCTAGCTATGAGCGACTTGCTGCGCCCGGTAGATTCTCCGGTAGTGGAACTAGAGCGCGCATACCGCATGGCGCTCCATGGACGCGAGTCCGGTCATAACGGCATTCTGGACTGGTTGGACGGTATCGCTGAGCTCAAAAACATCACGTCGCTTTTAGGCGCGGAAGACCTCGACATTGCTGAGGATGACGTGAACGCGTGGACGTTCCTCGTGAAAGAGACGCAACGTCTCTTAGGAGAGAGTGTCCAGGATCTTCAGCGAGGAGCGATGAGGCAGATGAAGCGAGAGCGGGAGGAGCGCCAGAAGGCCGACGGCGAGGAGCCGGAGCTGGTGACGGACAGTGCCGATCTGCGGGAGAAGTTCGGCATCGGGAGGGACGGCCGTGGCGTCGATCCGGAAACGTCCTGA
- a CDS encoding helix-turn-helix domain-containing protein, whose product MNIKLLTIPQAGELLGKTARQMEWLIYTGQAPRSAKIGGRRMFRESDIENWVNEQFEKESA is encoded by the coding sequence GTGAACATCAAGCTGCTGACCATCCCCCAGGCAGGGGAGCTGCTCGGCAAGACCGCTCGGCAGATGGAGTGGCTGATCTACACCGGCCAGGCACCGCGCTCGGCCAAGATCGGCGGCCGTCGCATGTTCCGCGAGTCGGACATCGAGAACTGGGTCAACGAGCAGTTCGAGAAGGAGTCCGCATGA
- a CDS encoding YajQ family cyclic di-GMP-binding protein, whose protein sequence is MADSSFDIVSELDRQEIDNAVNQAIKEVGQRYDFRSTGASVGLHGDEIVLTANAEERVLAVLDVLQSKLIRRGISLKALDVGEPKQSGKEVRLVAALKEGISSEDAKKISKIIRDEAPKSVKARIQGEELRVSSKNRDDLQSVIALLKEKDLDLALQFTNYR, encoded by the coding sequence GTGGCAGATTCATCGTTCGACATCGTCAGCGAACTCGACCGCCAGGAGATCGACAACGCCGTCAACCAGGCCATCAAGGAGGTGGGTCAGCGCTACGACTTCCGGAGCACCGGGGCATCGGTCGGGCTCCACGGCGACGAGATCGTGCTGACCGCCAATGCGGAGGAACGGGTGCTCGCGGTCCTCGACGTGCTGCAGTCCAAGCTGATCCGTCGCGGGATCTCCCTGAAGGCGCTGGACGTCGGGGAACCGAAGCAGTCCGGCAAGGAGGTGCGCCTGGTCGCCGCCCTCAAGGAGGGCATCTCGAGCGAGGACGCCAAGAAGATCTCGAAGATCATTCGCGACGAGGCCCCCAAGTCGGTCAAGGCGCGCATCCAGGGCGAGGAGCTGCGGGTGTCCTCGAAGAACAGGGACGATCTGCAGTCCGTGATCGCGCTGCTGAAGGAGAAGGACCTCGACCTCGCGCTCCAGTTCACGAACTACCGCTGA
- the glyA gene encoding serine hydroxymethyltransferase: MNVLDQSIAELDPDIAGVLDRELARQQRTLEMIASENFVPRAVLQAQGSVLTNKYAEGYPGRRYYGGCEEVDVAEEIAIQRAKDLFGAEHVNVQPHSGATANAAVMHALARHGDKLMGLSLAHGGHLTHGMKINFSGRLYDIVAYETDPATGLIDMDAVRELAVAEQPKVIVAGWSAYTRQLDFAAFREIADEVGAALWVDMAHFAGLVAAGLHPSPVPYADVVSTTIHKTIGGPRSGMILCTEKWAKKIDSAVFPGQQGGPLMHVIAAKAVALKVAASEEFADRQARTLEGAKILADRLQAEDTAAAGVKVLSGGTDVHLVLVDLVDSELDGQQAEDRLHEVGITVNRNAVPNDPRPPRVTSGLRIGTPALATRGFGAAEFTEVAEVIALALTGGADVETLRARTSALAAAKPLYADLQQY; this comes from the coding sequence GTGAACGTCCTCGACCAGTCCATCGCCGAACTCGACCCGGACATCGCCGGCGTCCTCGACCGTGAGCTCGCCCGCCAGCAGCGCACGCTGGAGATGATCGCCAGCGAGAACTTCGTCCCCCGCGCCGTGCTCCAGGCCCAGGGATCCGTCCTGACCAACAAGTACGCCGAGGGCTACCCGGGTCGTCGCTACTACGGCGGCTGCGAGGAGGTCGACGTCGCCGAGGAGATCGCGATCCAGCGCGCGAAGGATCTCTTCGGCGCCGAGCACGTCAACGTCCAGCCCCACTCCGGCGCCACCGCGAACGCCGCGGTCATGCACGCCCTGGCCCGTCACGGCGACAAGCTGATGGGCCTCTCGCTCGCCCATGGCGGCCACCTCACCCACGGCATGAAGATCAACTTCTCCGGCCGCCTGTACGACATCGTCGCCTACGAGACCGATCCCGCAACCGGCCTCATCGACATGGACGCGGTGCGGGAGCTCGCCGTCGCCGAGCAGCCCAAGGTCATCGTCGCCGGCTGGTCCGCCTACACCCGCCAGCTCGACTTCGCGGCCTTCCGCGAGATCGCCGACGAGGTCGGCGCCGCCCTCTGGGTGGACATGGCCCACTTCGCGGGCCTGGTCGCGGCCGGTCTGCACCCGAGCCCCGTCCCCTACGCGGACGTCGTCTCCACCACGATCCACAAGACCATCGGCGGCCCCCGCTCCGGCATGATCCTGTGCACCGAGAAGTGGGCGAAGAAGATCGACTCCGCCGTGTTCCCGGGCCAGCAGGGCGGCCCGCTCATGCACGTCATCGCCGCCAAGGCCGTCGCCCTCAAGGTCGCCGCCTCCGAGGAGTTCGCGGACCGCCAGGCCCGCACCCTCGAGGGCGCGAAGATCCTCGCCGACCGCCTGCAGGCCGAGGACACCGCGGCCGCCGGCGTCAAGGTCCTCTCCGGCGGCACCGACGTCCACCTGGTGCTGGTGGATCTGGTCGACAGCGAGCTCGACGGTCAGCAGGCCGAGGATCGTCTCCACGAGGTCGGCATCACCGTCAACCGCAACGCGGTCCCCAACGATCCGCGCCCGCCGCGCGTCACCTCCGGCCTGCGCATCGGCACCCCGGCCCTGGCCACCCGCGGCTTCGGCGCCGCGGAGTTCACCGAGGTCGCCGAGGTCATCGCCCTGGCCCTGACCGGCGGCGCCGACGTGGAGACCCTGCGCGCACGGACCTCGGCCCTGGCCGCCGCGAAGCCGCTGTACGCGGACCTGCAGCAGTACTGA
- a CDS encoding NUDIX hydrolase translates to MTVMRREIDVPVAELFDSLEYGDFAAPATPVPGWRYQPITADGMIRNADPDTLEAPLALCGGWELERSQLSMWNRPRTPKQLVAIHHDPACVCGYRICNTLGTLRDYMRQESEMWNLDDPIAYGKDGFAAIALVSVEGHGIAAARSTVEAEHPGTIRITNYRLTGTVYIPRTWSHVEIPDSVADAVAARYPALTVERIPTLYEPPGVTARPAPTPSVDAYHPETERWGREGAASALIRNDGKFLIVRSLSMPRWEAPGGARGRHETYQDAALREAGEEAGYRPVRFETLADVHFEDRGWNHHSFAIDARSGFNTKLQKLVRAMHAPRWADRQALKGLAMFGALTPDFKRDLPELLAAFDRHDKENNQ, encoded by the coding sequence ATGACCGTGATGCGCAGAGAGATTGACGTGCCCGTTGCCGAGCTCTTCGACAGCCTCGAATATGGCGACTTCGCCGCCCCTGCGACTCCTGTCCCCGGTTGGCGGTATCAGCCGATCACCGCGGACGGGATGATCAGGAACGCCGACCCCGACACGCTTGAAGCACCCCTTGCTCTCTGCGGGGGATGGGAGCTCGAACGTTCGCAGCTGTCCATGTGGAACAGGCCCCGGACCCCGAAGCAGCTTGTCGCGATCCACCACGACCCGGCCTGCGTCTGCGGCTACCGCATCTGTAACACGCTGGGCACTCTGCGTGATTACATGCGCCAAGAGTCCGAGATGTGGAACCTCGACGACCCGATCGCCTACGGCAAGGACGGCTTTGCGGCGATCGCTCTCGTCTCGGTTGAAGGCCACGGAATCGCCGCCGCCCGCTCCACCGTCGAAGCTGAACATCCCGGCACGATCCGGATTACCAACTACCGCCTCACCGGGACGGTCTACATTCCGCGGACGTGGAGTCACGTCGAGATCCCAGACTCCGTGGCCGATGCGGTTGCGGCCCGCTACCCGGCCCTCACCGTCGAGCGGATCCCCACCCTGTACGAACCGCCCGGCGTGACCGCCAGGCCGGCACCAACCCCCAGTGTCGACGCGTACCACCCGGAGACGGAGCGGTGGGGACGCGAGGGGGCCGCGTCGGCGCTCATCCGCAACGACGGGAAGTTCCTGATCGTCCGGAGCCTCAGTATGCCCCGCTGGGAAGCACCCGGCGGCGCCCGTGGCCGACACGAGACGTACCAGGACGCTGCGCTGCGGGAGGCCGGAGAGGAGGCCGGATATCGACCAGTCAGATTCGAAACGCTCGCCGACGTTCATTTCGAGGACCGCGGCTGGAATCACCATTCGTTCGCGATCGATGCGCGTTCCGGATTCAACACCAAACTGCAGAAGCTTGTCCGCGCCATGCATGCACCGAGGTGGGCCGACCGTCAAGCACTCAAAGGATTGGCGATGTTCGGTGCCCTGACACCCGACTTCAAGCGCGATTTGCCCGAGCTGCTCGCAGCGTTCGATCGCCACGACAAGGAGAACAACCAATGA
- a CDS encoding UDP-N-acetylmuramate dehydrogenase has protein sequence MRLGDLTTLRIGGPVTDLVEARTADEVIDAVSAADEAGRPLLVLGGGSNLVASDEPFDGTVVLLRDPEDPPLLDATCEVGASGEPDGIPVDPAELTPLDPTCGGAIVEYFAGVNWDRAVRYAIAREMVGIEALSGIPGTVGATPIQNVGAYGQEVSATISRVRTWDRERRAVRTFFAADCDFSYRDSVFKRTRHTGPVPSATGRYVVLSVTFQHTLGHLSTPIRYAQLAGALGVEVGDRAPMQEVRQAVLALRASKGMVLDPADHDTWSAGSFFTNPILEADRAAALPPEAPRFDAGDGRVKTSAAWLISHSGVERGHAVGERAAVSTKHSLALTNRGGASSEDLVTLAHDVQDRVEQAYGIHLVPEPVRLGLQL, from the coding sequence ATGAGGCTCGGTGATCTCACCACCCTCCGCATCGGCGGCCCCGTCACGGACCTGGTCGAGGCGCGCACCGCCGATGAGGTGATCGACGCGGTCTCCGCCGCCGACGAGGCCGGTCGGCCGCTGCTGGTCCTGGGAGGCGGATCCAACCTGGTCGCCTCCGACGAGCCGTTCGACGGCACCGTCGTGCTGCTGCGCGATCCCGAGGACCCGCCGCTGCTGGATGCCACCTGCGAGGTCGGCGCCTCCGGCGAGCCCGACGGCATCCCCGTCGACCCCGCCGAGCTCACCCCCCTCGATCCCACCTGCGGCGGAGCGATCGTCGAATACTTCGCCGGCGTGAACTGGGACCGGGCAGTGCGCTACGCGATCGCCCGCGAGATGGTCGGCATCGAGGCGCTCTCGGGCATCCCCGGCACCGTCGGCGCCACCCCGATCCAGAACGTCGGCGCCTACGGCCAGGAGGTCTCCGCGACGATCTCCCGCGTGCGCACCTGGGACCGGGAGCGCCGGGCCGTGCGCACCTTCTTCGCCGCCGACTGCGACTTCTCCTATCGCGACAGCGTCTTCAAGCGCACCCGCCACACCGGGCCCGTGCCCTCGGCCACCGGCCGGTACGTGGTGCTCTCGGTGACCTTCCAGCACACCCTCGGCCACCTCTCCACCCCGATCCGCTACGCCCAGCTCGCCGGCGCGCTGGGCGTCGAGGTGGGGGACCGGGCCCCCATGCAGGAGGTGCGCCAGGCGGTCCTCGCCCTGCGCGCCTCCAAGGGCATGGTGCTCGATCCGGCCGACCACGACACCTGGAGCGCCGGTTCCTTCTTCACCAACCCGATCCTGGAGGCCGACCGGGCCGCCGCCCTGCCCCCGGAGGCGCCGCGCTTCGACGCCGGGGACGGCCGTGTGAAGACCAGCGCGGCGTGGCTGATCAGCCATTCCGGTGTGGAGCGCGGGCACGCGGTGGGGGAGCGTGCCGCGGTCTCGACCAAGCATTCGCTCGCGCTGACCAACCGCGGCGGAGCCAGCAGCGAGGATCTCGTGACCCTCGCGCACGACGTGCAGGACCGCGTCGAGCAGGCCTACGGGATCCACCTGGTCCCGGAACCCGTCCGGCTGGGCCTCCAGCTGTGA
- a CDS encoding WXG100 family type VII secretion target: MGGDDDNHDMEDTMKKGMNPEAVEQMGTRITEAGEQARQIYTQVQGRVSELDWTGEDRDQFVSEFESELGQMIDQLVQRTTELSDSASRNANAQREASA; encoded by the coding sequence ATGGGTGGGGATGATGACAACCACGACATGGAGGACACCATGAAGAAGGGTATGAACCCGGAGGCCGTCGAGCAGATGGGTACTCGGATCACCGAGGCCGGTGAGCAGGCTCGTCAGATCTACACGCAGGTGCAGGGGCGGGTGTCGGAGCTGGATTGGACCGGTGAGGACCGTGATCAGTTCGTGAGCGAGTTCGAGAGTGAGCTCGGTCAGATGATCGATCAGTTGGTGCAGCGGACCACGGAGCTCTCGGATAGTGCGTCGCGGAATGCGAATGCTCAGCGTGAGGCGTCTGCCTGA
- a CDS encoding phage major capsid protein, producing MTTSLGVDSILPPEYGALITDPLEAEALAFRPQVATTTRLAEHGVLRIPRVVSDAAAQWVEEGQEIATSEPTLDEITVIPTKVAGLVPTSRELANDSNPGAMDIVGRSLARAIRDQIDAAFTGDLAAPAPSGLASLTDGINVIESGPLTDLDPIYEARAAVESAGGSATVVLVNPADALALRKVKESDSSSRGLLDTLDTLDGVPVIRHAGITAGQLWVIDNSAVYTALREDVEIAISDGPYFTSDRIAIRATARVGIAFPYPGRLARIDVTAA from the coding sequence ATGACCACTTCCCTCGGCGTCGACTCCATCCTTCCTCCGGAGTACGGCGCACTGATCACCGACCCCCTCGAGGCCGAGGCCCTCGCCTTCCGCCCCCAGGTCGCCACCACCACCCGCCTCGCCGAGCACGGCGTCCTTCGCATCCCCCGCGTCGTCTCCGACGCCGCCGCCCAGTGGGTCGAAGAGGGCCAGGAGATCGCCACCAGCGAGCCCACCCTCGACGAGATCACCGTGATCCCCACCAAGGTCGCCGGCTTGGTCCCCACCTCCCGCGAGCTCGCCAATGACAGCAACCCCGGCGCGATGGATATCGTCGGCCGATCCCTCGCCCGCGCCATCCGCGACCAGATCGACGCTGCGTTCACCGGAGACCTGGCAGCGCCCGCGCCCAGCGGCCTCGCCAGCCTCACCGACGGGATCAACGTCATCGAGTCCGGACCGCTGACCGACCTCGACCCGATCTACGAGGCGCGCGCCGCTGTCGAGTCCGCCGGCGGCAGCGCCACCGTCGTGCTGGTCAACCCGGCCGATGCCCTCGCGCTGCGGAAGGTGAAGGAGTCCGACAGCTCCAGTCGTGGCCTGCTCGACACGCTCGACACGCTCGACGGTGTTCCCGTCATTCGACACGCAGGCATCACGGCAGGACAGCTGTGGGTGATCGACAACAGCGCGGTCTACACGGCTCTGCGTGAGGACGTCGAGATCGCCATCTCGGACGGGCCGTACTTCACCTCCGACCGGATCGCGATCCGCGCCACCGCCCGCGTCGGCATCGCCTTCCCCTACCCCGGACGGCTCGCACGCATCGACGTGACCGCAGCCTGA
- a CDS encoding site-specific integrase, which translates to MASIRKRPDGRWRARYRDDAGKERARHFRRKVDGQDWLDDVTASKKTGQYVDPSAGKATFSAWYPSWADRQVWARGTRESADQAVESVSFGSVPLAKLRRSHVEEWVKESSGRLAPSTVRTRFNYVSMVLRGAVRDREIPVDPSEGVKLPRRRRAEQTMVIPTVEQVRAALDAAPKEYRALVAVCAFAGLRLGEAAGLQIGDVDFLRRTLRVDRQVQGDNVESTRLESPKAGSERTIAIPKELADILARHISEIGTIRDESYFFFRGGDLLNRNSAGHIWREIRKAAKLPATYTLHTLRHFYASALISSGCDVVTVQRALGHSQPSITLNTYSHLWPDAEDRTRDAAATLMRSVLDAPADSLRTIGQV; encoded by the coding sequence GTGGCGTCGATCCGGAAACGTCCTGACGGCCGCTGGCGCGCCCGGTACCGCGATGACGCGGGGAAGGAGCGCGCGCGGCACTTCAGGCGGAAGGTCGACGGGCAGGATTGGCTGGACGACGTTACGGCGTCGAAGAAGACGGGTCAGTACGTCGACCCCAGCGCCGGCAAGGCGACCTTCTCTGCCTGGTACCCGTCGTGGGCTGATCGTCAGGTGTGGGCCCGCGGCACCCGGGAGTCAGCGGACCAGGCCGTCGAGTCGGTGTCGTTCGGCTCGGTGCCGCTGGCGAAGCTCCGGCGCTCGCACGTCGAAGAATGGGTGAAGGAGTCCTCTGGGCGGCTCGCCCCGTCGACGGTGCGCACCCGGTTCAACTATGTGTCGATGGTGCTGCGCGGCGCGGTCCGCGACAGGGAGATCCCCGTCGACCCCTCGGAGGGTGTGAAGCTACCTCGGAGGCGCCGGGCCGAGCAGACCATGGTGATCCCGACCGTCGAGCAGGTCCGTGCCGCCCTCGATGCCGCGCCGAAGGAGTACCGCGCGCTGGTCGCGGTCTGCGCCTTCGCAGGACTGCGCCTGGGGGAGGCGGCGGGCCTGCAGATCGGTGATGTCGACTTCCTGCGGCGGACGCTGCGCGTGGATCGGCAGGTGCAGGGCGACAACGTGGAGTCGACGCGGCTGGAGTCGCCGAAGGCCGGCTCGGAGCGGACCATCGCGATCCCGAAGGAGCTGGCCGACATTCTGGCGCGGCACATCTCGGAGATCGGCACGATCCGCGACGAGAGCTACTTCTTCTTCCGCGGGGGAGACCTGCTGAACCGCAACTCTGCCGGCCACATCTGGCGCGAGATCCGCAAGGCCGCGAAGCTCCCGGCGACCTACACCTTGCACACGCTCCGGCACTTCTATGCGTCGGCGCTGATCTCCTCGGGCTGCGACGTGGTGACGGTGCAGAGGGCGCTGGGGCACTCCCAGCCGTCCATCACGCTGAACACGTACAGCCACCTCTGGCCGGACGCAGAGGACCGCACCAGAGACGCGGCGGCGACCCTGATGCGGTCCGTTCTCGATGCTCCTGCGGACTCTCTGCGGACTATAGGCCAGGTTTGA
- a CDS encoding MaoC/PaaZ C-terminal domain-containing protein, whose protein sequence is MTATSDTPTTPATGPEPLDLTGLSIGQELARTRHEISRDSLVRYAGASGDFNPIHYNDTAATEAGLPGVIAHGMLTMGTALTGLLERLGDPTLVREYSVRFTNPVPVPATGSVTLDVVAVVGAVDEAAGTARADLTAEVDGTKVLGRARATIATTAGASA, encoded by the coding sequence ATGACCGCCACCTCGGACACCCCCACCACGCCCGCGACCGGCCCGGAGCCGCTGGACCTCACCGGTCTGAGCATCGGCCAGGAGCTCGCCCGCACCCGCCACGAGATCTCTCGCGACTCCCTGGTGCGCTACGCCGGCGCCTCCGGCGACTTCAACCCCATCCACTACAACGACACCGCCGCGACCGAGGCCGGCCTGCCCGGCGTCATCGCCCACGGCATGCTCACCATGGGCACCGCCCTCACGGGACTGCTCGAGCGGCTCGGCGACCCCACCCTCGTGCGCGAGTACTCGGTGCGGTTCACCAACCCTGTCCCCGTGCCCGCCACGGGCTCGGTGACCCTCGACGTCGTCGCCGTCGTCGGCGCTGTCGACGAGGCGGCCGGGACCGCCCGTGCGGACCTCACTGCCGAGGTCGACGGCACCAAGGTGCTCGGACGTGCTCGCGCCACCATCGCCACCACCGCGGGCGCCTCGGCATGA
- a CDS encoding bifunctional DNA primase/polymerase, with translation MPRTCEQCGGRLAVTARRDARFCQAKCRVYAQRQRTAIPAELRFADRWTRRVGKRPFTPMGSSAASTRPGTWSTYRDVRASKLGDGIGFMLGAGFACLDLDHCVSPDGSISELAQHALAVNPDAWVELSLSGTGLHVWGLMPEGPGRKQHGLEVYSKSRFIALGSTYRQGGLYPLRVPELVA, from the coding sequence ATGCCCAGGACATGCGAACAGTGCGGCGGCCGACTGGCCGTGACGGCGCGGCGCGACGCCCGGTTCTGTCAGGCGAAGTGCCGCGTGTACGCGCAGCGGCAGCGGACCGCGATCCCGGCCGAGCTGAGGTTCGCGGACCGGTGGACGCGCCGTGTCGGCAAGCGCCCGTTCACTCCGATGGGGTCGTCGGCAGCGTCGACCAGGCCGGGGACGTGGAGCACGTACCGGGACGTTCGCGCGTCGAAGCTCGGCGACGGGATCGGGTTCATGCTGGGCGCCGGCTTCGCCTGCCTCGACCTGGATCACTGCGTGAGCCCGGACGGCAGCATCTCCGAGCTCGCGCAGCACGCCCTGGCCGTGAACCCCGATGCGTGGGTAGAGCTGTCCCTCTCCGGCACGGGCCTTCACGTCTGGGGGCTCATGCCCGAGGGTCCGGGGCGCAAGCAACACGGCCTCGAGGTCTACTCCAAGTCGAGGTTCATCGCCCTGGGCAGCACGTACCGACAGGGCGGGCTGTACCCGCTGCGAGTGCCCGAGCTGGTGGCGTGA
- a CDS encoding DUF3631 domain-containing protein — MSRPGHEILDELEQTFRRFTIQQAPQDYEALALWSLYTHAAASFDYAPRLVLTSAEKRSGKSRTMEIAAALTHNPMMTASVTPAALYRSIPNDGGTLTVFADEADTIYGKNASSETAEALRGFINAGFRRGFPTMRCEGPSNIVTAYYTFSPVCIAAIGHLPDTVVDRAVNIRLRRRKASETVDSYRLRTDEPGLLDLAAAATEWAIEHADEITAHTPIDVPVDDRAADLWEPLITVADIAGGSWPDRARDAARHHTGAEADDEDESTGIELLRDTKEVLELHHGDRIGSSSLVELLRGKDESRWADEDLKPRRLAMTLKEFGIRPTRMPSGSGRGYWISNFEDAFDRYLTPSIAPIPPTPSPQATEATDLQDDQGEQSSHISVTSPPSVTSSDRPTENRQSHPRRSRPESVASVTSSRGVDGEEGEQHLGPQLFDAGFGHGGDAA, encoded by the coding sequence ATGAGCCGCCCCGGCCACGAGATCCTCGACGAGCTCGAGCAGACCTTCCGTCGCTTCACCATCCAGCAGGCACCCCAGGACTACGAGGCCCTCGCCCTCTGGAGCTTGTACACCCACGCGGCCGCGTCCTTCGATTACGCCCCTCGCTTGGTGCTGACGAGCGCTGAGAAGCGCTCCGGGAAGTCCCGCACCATGGAGATCGCCGCGGCGCTGACGCACAACCCGATGATGACGGCCTCGGTCACCCCAGCGGCGCTGTACCGATCGATCCCCAACGACGGCGGGACCCTCACGGTCTTCGCCGACGAGGCCGACACGATCTACGGCAAGAATGCCTCCAGCGAAACCGCAGAAGCGCTTCGCGGATTCATCAATGCCGGATTCAGGCGTGGATTTCCCACGATGCGATGCGAAGGACCGTCCAACATCGTGACGGCCTACTACACCTTCTCTCCGGTCTGTATCGCGGCGATCGGCCACCTTCCCGACACAGTGGTCGACAGAGCGGTGAACATCCGGCTCCGGCGCCGTAAGGCCTCCGAGACCGTCGACTCCTACCGGCTTCGCACCGACGAGCCAGGACTGCTCGATCTCGCTGCTGCGGCCACCGAGTGGGCCATCGAGCACGCTGACGAGATCACTGCCCACACTCCTATCGACGTACCGGTCGACGACCGGGCTGCGGATCTCTGGGAGCCGCTCATCACGGTGGCGGACATCGCCGGCGGCTCTTGGCCAGATCGGGCGCGTGACGCTGCTCGGCACCACACCGGGGCCGAGGCCGACGACGAGGACGAGTCCACCGGCATCGAGCTGCTGAGGGACACCAAGGAGGTGCTCGAGCTCCATCACGGGGACCGCATTGGCTCCAGCAGTCTGGTCGAGCTCCTCAGGGGGAAGGACGAGTCGCGATGGGCGGACGAGGATCTCAAGCCGCGGCGCCTCGCGATGACGCTCAAGGAGTTCGGGATCAGACCGACGAGGATGCCCAGCGGCAGTGGGCGCGGGTACTGGATCAGCAACTTCGAGGACGCCTTCGATCGCTACTTGACCCCCTCCATTGCCCCTATCCCCCCTACCCCCTCGCCTCAAGCGACAGAAGCGACAGATTTGCAAGATGACCAGGGAGAACAGTCCAGTCACATCTCTGTCACTTCTCCCCCGTCTGTCACTTCAAGTGACAGACCGACAGAGAACCGACAGAGCCATCCTCGCAGGTCACGCCCTGAATCTGTCGCTTCTGTCACTTCTAGCAGGGGGGTCGACGGGGAAGAGGGAGAACAGCACCTCGGACCCCAATTATTCGACGCAGGTTTCGGCCATGGAGGCGATGCCGCATGA
- a CDS encoding FAS1-like dehydratase domain-containing protein: MTTTPDPAFAGRTYPAGPVHTVSSVKIAEFARATGSSSPLHTDAAAAREAGHADVIAPPTFLVSLAQATEAQYIEDPAAGIDFTRVVHGQESFALHRPVVAGDRLVPTLSVESVRAAGGHTMITTRVDLADEAGAEVASVTSLIVVRGD; this comes from the coding sequence ATGACGACCACCCCTGATCCCGCCTTCGCCGGCCGCACGTACCCTGCCGGTCCTGTGCACACCGTCTCCTCCGTGAAGATCGCCGAGTTCGCCCGCGCCACGGGCTCGAGCTCCCCGCTGCACACCGACGCCGCCGCCGCGCGCGAGGCCGGGCACGCCGACGTGATCGCCCCGCCCACCTTCCTGGTCTCCCTCGCTCAGGCCACGGAGGCCCAGTACATCGAGGATCCCGCCGCCGGCATCGACTTCACGCGGGTCGTCCACGGCCAGGAGTCCTTCGCCCTGCACCGCCCCGTGGTCGCCGGGGACCGCCTGGTCCCCACGCTGAGCGTCGAATCCGTGCGCGCCGCCGGGGGCCACACGATGATCACCACCCGCGTCGACCTGGCCGACGAGGCCGGTGCCGAGGTCGCGAGCGTGACGAGCCTGATCGTCGTGCGCGGCGACTGA
- a CDS encoding WXG100 family type VII secretion target, translating to MNATKGMNVEEVRRMSGQLREAADEITRIEQELTSGLEGVDWTGPDADRFRGQWSGEMVPALQQIMNSVNELGETADRNAAEQDAASTT from the coding sequence GTGAACGCCACGAAGGGTATGAACGTCGAAGAGGTCCGTCGGATGTCGGGCCAGCTGCGCGAGGCCGCCGACGAGATCACGCGGATCGAGCAGGAGCTCACCTCGGGACTGGAGGGGGTCGACTGGACCGGGCCCGACGCGGACCGCTTCCGCGGCCAGTGGTCCGGGGAGATGGTTCCCGCGCTGCAGCAGATCATGAACTCCGTCAACGAGCTGGGGGAGACGGCGGACCGCAATGCCGCCGAGCAGGACGCGGCCTCGACGACCTGA